The sequence CCCAGGTACTGGACCAGGTTGTAGGTAAAGGAATCGTAGTTGTCGAGAACGAAGACCATAGTGGCTAGTGGTCAGTGGTTAGTGGTTAGTTTCGGAAGCCCCTCGATCGCCGAGGGACGACATTAGACCGTTCAGAATTCTACCGACCTCGGCGGAATGAGAGGTCAGGGCATCGGCGTCCTTCCTGCTCAGGTACTTCAGCTTCTCGGCAATGCGCAATTGCGTGTTGAGTTCGTACAAGGAACCCCTTGCATGACCAAGGAACTGTTTGAACTCGCCGGTCGAAAGCCTGCCCTGGCCTTCCGCAATATTGCTCGGAATCGAAACTGCCGCCCGGCGTAACTGCGCCGTCAGTCCGTAGACTTCGTCCCTTGGGAAACTCTTGGTAGCTCGATAGACCTCCGCGACCAGGTCAACGGCCTTTTGCCACGCAATCAGGTCCTCATACGAGTGTAAGGCCATCTTTCGCCCCTTTCGGTTTTCTGTTTGCTAGCCACTAGCCACTAACCACTAGCCACTTGATGCCCGCGCCATTTCCACCGCCCGCATCACCCCCCTCGCCTTGTTCCAACACTCCTCCCACTCCCGCTCCGGCCGGCTGTCGGCCACGATCCCCGCGCCCGCCTGCACGTACGCCCGGCCGTCCCGTGCCAGCAGCGTGCGGATGGCGATGCAGGAATCCAGGTTGCCGGCGAAGTCGGCGTAGAGCACCGCGCCGCCGTAGAGACCGCGCCGCACCGGCTCCAGCTCCTCGATGAGCTGCATCGAGCGCACTTTCGGGGCCCCGGTCAGCGTGCCCGCGGGGAAGCAGGCCGTGAAGGCGTCGAGCGCGTCCAGCCCCGGACGCAGGCGCGCCTCCAATGCCGACACCAGGTGCATCACGTGCGAATAGCGCTCCACGAACATCAGGTCGCGCACCCGCACCGAGCCGTATTCCGCCACCCGGCCCAGGTC is a genomic window of Terriglobales bacterium containing:
- a CDS encoding four helix bundle protein, which codes for MALHSYEDLIAWQKAVDLVAEVYRATKSFPRDEVYGLTAQLRRAAVSIPSNIAEGQGRLSTGEFKQFLGHARGSLYELNTQLRIAEKLKYLSRKDADALTSHSAEVGRILNGLMSSLGDRGASETNH